In Herbaspirillum seropedicae, a single window of DNA contains:
- the wecB gene encoding non-hydrolyzing UDP-N-acetylglucosamine 2-epimerase, giving the protein MSSPHRILCIVGARPNFMKIAPIMAAFSQLGERVQAVLLHTGQHYDVAMNHQYFEALGIPAPDINLEIGSGSHAQQTAAIMQHFEPALEQVQPAAVLVLGDINSTLACALVAVKKGVPVVHVEAGLRSNDRSMPEEINRILTDQISDLLYTTEANALQNLTREGIAAERVRFVGNVMIDTLRHNLARAISLPQILATQGREDFRHDKGYAVLTLHRPSNVDDPAVLRALLETVRTISATLPVVFPLHPRTRGMIEKFGLAGLIDIPQILQLPPMGYLEMLGLMRDARLALTDSGGIQEETTALGVPCVTLRHNTERPITVEQGTNTLAGNDPQAILAIFAEVMEHGGKAGRIPEFWDGHAAERIAQDLCDWLDQRRAA; this is encoded by the coding sequence ATGAGCTCCCCGCACCGCATCCTCTGCATCGTCGGCGCCCGCCCCAACTTCATGAAGATCGCCCCCATCATGGCGGCCTTCAGCCAGTTGGGCGAGCGCGTCCAGGCGGTCCTGCTGCATACCGGCCAGCACTATGACGTGGCCATGAACCACCAGTACTTCGAAGCGCTGGGCATCCCCGCGCCGGACATCAACCTGGAGATCGGTTCGGGCAGCCACGCCCAGCAGACCGCGGCCATCATGCAGCACTTCGAGCCGGCGCTGGAGCAGGTCCAGCCCGCCGCCGTGCTGGTGCTGGGCGACATCAACTCGACCCTGGCCTGCGCCCTGGTGGCGGTCAAGAAAGGCGTGCCGGTGGTGCACGTGGAAGCCGGCCTGCGCAGCAACGACCGCAGCATGCCCGAGGAAATCAACCGCATCCTGACCGACCAGATCTCCGACCTGCTCTACACCACCGAGGCCAATGCCCTGCAGAACCTGACCCGCGAGGGCATTGCCGCCGAGCGCGTGCGCTTCGTCGGCAATGTGATGATCGATACCCTGCGCCACAACCTGGCGCGCGCCATCAGCCTGCCGCAGATCCTGGCGACCCAGGGCCGCGAGGATTTCCGTCACGACAAGGGCTATGCGGTGCTGACCCTGCATCGTCCCTCCAATGTGGACGATCCCGCGGTGCTGCGCGCGCTGCTGGAGACGGTGCGCACCATCAGTGCCACGCTGCCGGTGGTGTTCCCGCTGCATCCGCGCACCCGCGGCATGATCGAGAAGTTCGGCCTGGCCGGACTGATCGACATTCCCCAGATCCTGCAACTGCCGCCCATGGGCTACCTTGAAATGCTGGGCCTGATGCGCGATGCGCGCCTGGCGCTGACCGACTCCGGCGGCATCCAGGAAGAGACCACCGCCCTGGGCGTGCCCTGCGTGACCCTGCGCCACAATACCGAGCGCCCCATCACGGTCGAGCAAGGCACCAACACCCTGGCCGGCAATGATCCGCAGGCCATCCTGGCGATCTTTGCCGAGGTCATGGAGCACGGCGGCAAGGCTGGCCGCATCCCCGAGTTCTGGGACGGCCATGCCGCCGAACGCATTGCGCAAGACCTGTGCGACTGGCTGGACCAGCGCCGCGCCGCCTGA
- a CDS encoding FemAB family XrtA/PEP-CTERM system-associated protein, whose translation MNATLRCSELQAASAAATPVVRQLQSDDAARWDAFVLQCPQATFFHRAGWKEVMERSFGHRTYFLYAERAGQICAVLPLARIKSPLFGHWLGSLPFCVYGGIAGDDAQARALLEQAALELAHELGVDHLEYRNIEAQHSDWPGKALYVTFRKGISADDEENMQAIPRKQRAMVRKGVKFGLQSEIDSDTERFFAAYSASVHRLGTPVFSRKHFKVLAEVFGEDCEVLTITHNGQTVSSVMSFYFRDEVLPYYGGGNASARELAGNDFMYWELMRRAAARGVRVFDFGRSKEGTGAYDFKKNWGFTPTPLHYEYQLLRGQDVPDTNPLNPRYQLMIKTWQRLPLWAANLIGPHIVRQLG comes from the coding sequence ATGAACGCCACTCTCCGCTGCTCCGAATTGCAGGCCGCGAGCGCGGCGGCCACGCCCGTGGTGCGCCAGTTGCAGAGCGACGATGCGGCGCGCTGGGACGCCTTCGTGCTGCAATGCCCGCAGGCCACCTTCTTCCATCGCGCCGGCTGGAAAGAGGTGATGGAGCGCTCCTTCGGCCATCGCACCTATTTCCTCTATGCCGAACGGGCCGGGCAGATCTGCGCCGTGCTGCCGCTGGCGCGCATCAAGAGCCCGCTGTTCGGTCACTGGCTGGGCTCGCTGCCCTTCTGCGTCTATGGCGGCATCGCCGGCGACGATGCCCAGGCGCGCGCCCTGCTGGAACAGGCCGCCCTCGAGCTGGCCCATGAGCTGGGCGTGGACCACCTGGAGTACCGCAACATCGAGGCGCAGCATAGCGACTGGCCCGGCAAGGCGCTCTACGTCACCTTCCGCAAGGGCATCTCGGCCGATGACGAAGAGAACATGCAGGCCATTCCGCGCAAGCAGCGCGCCATGGTGCGCAAGGGCGTCAAGTTCGGACTGCAGAGCGAGATCGACAGCGATACTGAGCGCTTCTTCGCGGCCTATTCGGCCAGCGTACACAGGCTGGGCACGCCGGTGTTCTCGCGCAAGCATTTCAAGGTGCTGGCCGAGGTGTTCGGCGAGGATTGCGAAGTGCTCACCATCACCCACAACGGCCAGACCGTGAGCAGCGTCATGAGCTTCTATTTCCGCGACGAAGTGCTGCCCTACTACGGCGGCGGCAACGCCAGCGCGCGCGAACTGGCGGGCAACGACTTCATGTACTGGGAACTGATGCGTCGCGCCGCCGCGCGCGGCGTGCGCGTCTTCGACTTCGGTCGCAGCAAGGAAGGCACCGGCGCCTACGACTTCAAGAAGAACTGGGGCTTCACGCCTACCCCGCTGCACTACGAATACCAGTTGCTGCGCGGCCAGGACGTGCCCGACACCAATCCGCTCAATCCCAGGTACCAGCT
- a CDS encoding XrtA system polysaccharide chain length determinant, giving the protein MADLVSQLMALIKSAWKHRWLALSVAWGVLVVGSIVVFRLPNDFQASARIYVDTQSILKPLLAGMTTVPNIEQQVSIMSRTLLSRPNLERVTRMADLDIRAETVGEKEKLVDELAQRIKIIQTGRDDIYTITYNNENPKLGKDVVQSLLTIFVEGSVGDKKEDSDKAVRFIGEQIKSYEEKLVTAENNLKEFKQKNAELLPRPGSDYGNKLQEASDQLSQARLELAEAEQARNAIQKQMSGGNGEELPRVPTPELDSRLDAANKHLDDLRTKYTEQHPDVVGTRRLIAELEKRKREEAKARPSGGDPGANYSPMMQQLSVSLADARAKAASLRARVDEYAARVARLKAKSIAAPDVEAQFTQLNRDYQINKENYEKLVARRDAAKLSGDLSSATDLLTFRVIDPPVVPRLPVGPKRLRLMSLLLLAAIAAGVGVTVVIAQVRPSFMSQHQLQQVTGLPVLGAVAMSWTEAEIARRKRSVRKFVALVGAFFTTYVVMMAVLLLRY; this is encoded by the coding sequence ATGGCGGATTTGGTATCGCAACTCATGGCGCTCATCAAGAGCGCGTGGAAGCATCGCTGGCTGGCGCTGAGCGTGGCCTGGGGCGTGCTGGTGGTGGGCAGCATCGTGGTGTTCCGCCTGCCCAACGACTTCCAGGCCTCGGCGCGTATCTACGTGGATACGCAGAGCATCCTGAAGCCGCTGCTGGCGGGGATGACCACGGTGCCCAATATCGAACAGCAGGTCTCGATCATGAGCCGCACCCTGCTCAGCCGTCCCAACCTGGAACGGGTCACGCGCATGGCCGACCTGGACATCCGCGCCGAGACCGTGGGCGAAAAGGAAAAACTGGTCGATGAACTGGCCCAGCGCATCAAGATCATCCAGACCGGGCGCGACGATATCTACACCATCACCTATAACAATGAAAATCCCAAGCTGGGCAAGGACGTGGTGCAGTCGCTGCTGACCATCTTCGTCGAGGGCAGCGTGGGCGACAAGAAGGAAGACTCCGACAAGGCCGTGCGCTTCATCGGCGAGCAGATCAAGAGCTATGAAGAAAAGCTGGTCACGGCGGAAAACAACCTCAAGGAATTCAAGCAGAAGAATGCCGAACTGTTGCCGCGTCCCGGCAGCGACTACGGCAACAAGCTGCAGGAAGCCTCCGACCAGCTCAGCCAGGCCAGGCTGGAACTGGCCGAGGCCGAGCAGGCCCGCAACGCCATCCAGAAGCAGATGAGCGGCGGCAACGGCGAGGAACTGCCACGGGTGCCTACGCCTGAACTGGATTCGCGCCTGGATGCGGCCAACAAGCACCTGGACGACCTGCGCACCAAGTACACCGAACAGCATCCGGACGTGGTCGGCACGCGGCGCCTGATCGCCGAACTGGAAAAGCGCAAGCGCGAAGAAGCCAAGGCCCGCCCCAGCGGCGGCGACCCCGGCGCCAACTACAGCCCGATGATGCAGCAGCTCAGCGTGTCGCTGGCCGATGCGCGCGCCAAGGCCGCCAGCCTGCGCGCCCGGGTCGATGAATATGCCGCCCGGGTGGCGCGCCTGAAGGCCAAGAGCATTGCCGCGCCCGACGTGGAGGCGCAGTTCACCCAGCTCAATCGTGACTACCAGATCAACAAGGAAAACTACGAAAAGCTGGTGGCCCGCCGCGACGCCGCCAAGCTTTCCGGCGACCTCAGTTCGGCCACCGACCTGCTGACCTTCCGCGTCATCGATCCGCCGGTGGTGCCCCGCTTGCCGGTGGGCCCCAAGCGGCTGCGCCTGATGTCGCTGCTGCTGCTGGCGGCCATTGCCGCTGGCGTGGGCGTGACCGTGGTGATCGCCCAGGTACGCCCCTCGTTCATGAGCCAGCATCAGCTGCAACAGGTCACTGGCCTGCCCGTGCTGGGTGCGGTGGCCATGAGCTGGACCGAGGCCGAGATCGCCAGGCGCAAGCGCAGCGTGCGCAAGTTCGTGGCCCTGGTAGGCGCTTTCTTCACCACCTACGTGGTGATGATGGCGGTGCTGCTGTTGAGGTATTGA
- a CDS encoding XrtA/PEP-CTERM system-associated ATPase codes for MYESFYGLRDKPFRLRPDPSFFFGSKGHKRAMSYLEYGLSQGEGFIIVTGEVGAGKTTLVRKLLGKINPMQIISAHIVNTHLDPDNTLRMVASAFGLATENASKAALLTQLEQFFLHCEQKGVRALLVVDEAQNLSPTTLEELRMLSNFQSGERSLLQTFLLGQPEFRITLHSEAMLQLRQRVIATYHLGPMDEEETITYIQHRLRTVGWENDPAFDAAAYAAIHAYSGGIPRKINSLCDRLLLMGYLEELRAFEGEHVQDVIRDIQEEFEQPLSDASAQTDAELRSLERQFADDALEELQQRVGKLENATASILKILRDITSQASRYPVQEPKP; via the coding sequence ATGTACGAATCCTTCTACGGCCTGCGCGACAAGCCCTTCCGCCTGCGTCCCGACCCCAGCTTCTTCTTTGGCAGCAAGGGCCACAAGCGCGCCATGAGCTACCTGGAATACGGCTTGTCGCAGGGCGAGGGCTTCATCATCGTCACTGGCGAAGTCGGCGCCGGCAAGACCACCCTGGTGAGAAAGCTGCTGGGCAAGATCAATCCCATGCAGATCATCTCGGCCCACATCGTCAACACCCACCTGGACCCGGACAATACCCTGCGCATGGTGGCCTCGGCCTTCGGCCTGGCCACCGAGAACGCCAGCAAGGCCGCCCTGCTGACCCAGCTGGAGCAGTTCTTCCTGCACTGCGAACAGAAAGGCGTCCGCGCCCTGCTGGTGGTGGACGAGGCGCAGAACCTCTCGCCGACCACGCTGGAAGAACTGCGCATGCTGTCCAACTTCCAGAGCGGCGAACGCTCGCTGTTGCAGACCTTCCTGCTGGGCCAGCCGGAATTCCGCATCACCTTGCATAGCGAGGCCATGCTGCAGCTGCGCCAGCGCGTCATCGCCACCTATCACCTGGGGCCGATGGACGAGGAAGAGACCATCACCTACATCCAGCACCGCCTGCGCACGGTGGGCTGGGAAAACGATCCGGCCTTCGATGCGGCCGCCTACGCGGCCATCCATGCCTACAGCGGCGGCATCCCGCGCAAGATCAATTCGCTGTGCGACCGGCTCTTGCTGATGGGTTACCTGGAAGAACTGCGCGCCTTCGAGGGCGAGCACGTGCAGGACGTCATCCGCGACATCCAGGAAGAATTCGAGCAGCCCCTCTCCGACGCCAGCGCCCAGACCGACGCCGAACTGCGTTCGCTGGAACGGCAGTTCGCCGATGACGCGCTGGAAGAACTGCAGCAGCGCGTGGGCAAGCTGGAAAACGCTACCGCCTCCATCCTCAAGATACTGCGCGACATCACCTCGCAAGCTTCCCGCTACCCTGTCCAGGAACCCAAGCCATGA
- a CDS encoding TIGR03016 family PEP-CTERM system-associated outer membrane protein has translation MAIVTEMAGAPRRRAIAAAVAMLAAGCAQAAEWSFTPTLDLRETYTDNVRLQAQGKSDFVTQVTPGLGVKAKGPDLTLNANVGVQETYYGNHNAGSSLLNLGRADLKARLADNLLYLDSAASVSQQTISAFGPQPVDNTNGGDRTSTVRTTRVSPYLSHKFGQLASAELRYARESVNASSGGLASSNTDELSFKADSGPAYHLIGWGLQASDRTTHYSGQNRVALQNILGRLSYLLAPRLRLVGTLGHDSNDYSVTNQATAGYSWSGGLEWKVSQRTSLNASLGHKYYGNTYALTASTRSRMANWMLSYAEDVTTTPAQFSLPVTSDTASFLDKLLSASITDPTARAAAVANMIRQGNLPASLDSSINSFTNTVFLQKRLQASVLLSGVRTTLLLSVFDVERQPLSNNGLGSLVGSANDHTEQLGASAVLSRRLSERVRLNGSLAATRVKSLTSGRVDNTQTLRLGLTRQLTPDVQGTVELRRNQGQSTQSGVAYRENAISAFLNMKL, from the coding sequence ATGGCGATCGTTACTGAAATGGCGGGCGCCCCGCGCCGCCGCGCCATCGCCGCCGCCGTGGCCATGCTGGCGGCCGGCTGCGCCCAGGCGGCCGAATGGAGCTTCACGCCCACCCTGGACCTGCGCGAGACCTACACCGACAACGTCCGCCTGCAGGCGCAAGGCAAGAGCGACTTCGTCACCCAGGTCACGCCGGGCCTGGGCGTCAAGGCCAAGGGGCCGGACCTGACCCTCAACGCCAATGTGGGGGTGCAGGAAACCTACTACGGCAACCACAATGCCGGCTCCTCGCTGCTCAACCTGGGCCGCGCCGACCTCAAGGCGCGCCTGGCCGACAACCTGCTCTACCTCGACAGCGCCGCCTCGGTGAGCCAGCAGACCATCTCGGCCTTTGGCCCGCAGCCGGTCGACAACACCAATGGCGGTGACCGCACCAGCACCGTGCGCACCACCCGCGTGAGTCCCTACCTGAGCCACAAGTTCGGCCAGCTGGCCAGCGCCGAACTGCGCTACGCCCGCGAGAGCGTCAACGCCAGCAGTGGCGGACTGGCCAGCAGCAACACCGACGAACTCTCCTTCAAGGCCGACAGCGGCCCGGCCTATCACCTGATCGGCTGGGGCTTGCAGGCCAGCGACCGCACCACGCACTACAGCGGCCAGAACCGGGTGGCGCTGCAGAACATCCTGGGACGCCTGAGCTATCTGCTGGCGCCGCGCCTGCGCCTGGTAGGCACGCTGGGCCATGACAGCAACGACTACTCGGTGACCAACCAGGCCACCGCCGGCTATTCCTGGAGCGGCGGCCTGGAATGGAAGGTGAGCCAGCGCACCAGCCTCAATGCTTCGCTGGGCCACAAGTACTACGGCAACACCTATGCGCTCACCGCCAGCACCCGCAGCCGCATGGCCAACTGGATGCTCAGCTATGCCGAAGACGTGACCACCACGCCGGCGCAATTCTCCCTGCCGGTGACCAGCGATACCGCGTCCTTCCTCGACAAATTGCTGTCGGCCTCGATCACCGATCCCACCGCGCGCGCTGCTGCCGTGGCCAACATGATCCGCCAGGGCAATCTGCCGGCCTCGCTGGATTCGTCCATCAATTCCTTCACCAACACGGTGTTCCTGCAAAAGCGCCTGCAGGCCTCGGTGCTGCTCAGCGGCGTGCGCACCACCCTGCTGCTGTCGGTGTTCGATGTCGAGCGCCAACCATTGTCCAACAATGGCCTGGGCAGCCTGGTGGGCAGCGCCAATGACCATACCGAACAACTGGGCGCCAGCGCCGTGCTCTCGCGCCGCCTGAGCGAGCGGGTGCGCCTGAACGGCTCGCTGGCGGCCACGCGGGTGAAGTCGCTCACCAGCGGCCGGGTCGACAACACCCAGACCCTGCGCCTGGGCCTGACGCGCCAGCTCACCCCTGACGTACAAGGCACGGTGGAGCTGCGCCGCAACCAGGGCCAGTCCACCCAATCCGGCGTGGCCTATCGCGAGAACGCGATCAGCGCCTTCCTGAACATGAAGCTCTGA
- a CDS encoding XrtA-associated tyrosine autokinase, giving the protein MSIIERAASRLKTTAAQRPAGSSELLSAAELAAQQQPAQVQVQAHQQVQQPAHQQQEPLPSQPQHPLQAAPATTATAAQPAPVALASSMEAPAPAVRSSSAKRIEINLERLASMGFLTPGSRSLVSEQFRMIKRSLLRQAFAPREAGSKPGNLIMVTSALPDEGKTFCSINLALSIAMELDHTVLLVDADVARPSVLRTFDLAEDEGAGMMNLLLDDKVDMADVLLKTNVDTLSVLPVGARHSHSSELLASQSMQLLLEEIANRYPDRIVIFDSPPLLVTSEASVLASRMGQIAVVVAAESTSQQAVKSALNQLKGCQNVSLIYNKSMAFAGSQEYGYGYGYGDRY; this is encoded by the coding sequence ATGAGCATCATCGAACGCGCGGCCAGCCGCCTCAAGACCACGGCGGCGCAACGCCCGGCGGGCAGCAGCGAATTGCTGTCGGCGGCCGAACTGGCGGCGCAGCAACAGCCAGCGCAAGTGCAAGTGCAAGCGCACCAACAAGTGCAGCAGCCAGCGCACCAGCAGCAGGAGCCATTGCCCTCGCAGCCTCAGCACCCGCTGCAAGCAGCACCGGCAACCACGGCGACGGCGGCGCAACCCGCCCCCGTCGCCCTGGCCAGCAGCATGGAAGCGCCCGCGCCGGCCGTGCGCAGCAGTTCGGCCAAGCGCATCGAGATCAATCTGGAACGCCTGGCCAGCATGGGCTTCCTCACTCCCGGCAGCCGTTCGCTGGTGTCGGAGCAGTTCCGCATGATCAAGCGCTCGCTGCTGCGCCAGGCCTTCGCCCCGCGCGAGGCGGGCAGCAAGCCGGGCAACCTGATCATGGTGACCAGCGCGCTGCCCGACGAAGGCAAGACCTTCTGCTCCATCAACCTGGCCCTGAGCATCGCCATGGAACTGGACCATACGGTCTTGCTGGTCGATGCCGATGTCGCCCGCCCTTCGGTGCTGCGCACCTTCGACCTGGCCGAAGACGAAGGCGCCGGCATGATGAACCTGCTGCTGGACGACAAGGTGGACATGGCCGACGTGCTGCTCAAGACCAATGTCGATACCCTCAGTGTGCTGCCGGTGGGCGCGCGCCACAGCCATTCCTCCGAACTGCTGGCCAGCCAGTCCATGCAGTTGCTGCTGGAAGAGATCGCCAACCGTTATCCGGACCGCATCGTCATCTTCGATTCGCCGCCCCTTCTGGTGACCAGCGAAGCCAGCGTGCTGGCCAGCCGCATGGGGCAGATCGCCGTGGTGGTGGCCGCCGAGAGCACCTCGCAGCAAGCCGTCAAGTCGGCGCTGAACCAGCTCAAGGGCTGCCAGAACGTCAGCCTGATCTACAACAAGAGCATGGCCTTTGCGGGCTCGCAAGAGTATGGATACGGCTATGGCTATGGCGATCGTTACTGA
- a CDS encoding XrtA system polysaccharide deacetylase produces MPAPIRNAMTVDVEDYFQVSAFANTIARSSWEQQPCRIERNMDTILALFEEHGIRATFFTLGWIAERYPQLVRRIVAQGHELASHGYGHLRASDQDHVQFAQDVGRSKMILEDLGGQPVRGYRAPSFSIGRDNLWALDVLQETGYLYSSSIYPVQHDHYGLPDAPRFAWRPSGSGGLLEVPVSTVRLGRKNFPAGGGGFFRFYPYALSRWLLRQVNQRDGQSAIFYFHPWELDPHQPRQHGISTKTRFRHYVNLHRTEDRLKALASDFQWDRMDRIYLGTS; encoded by the coding sequence ATGCCAGCGCCCATCCGCAATGCCATGACAGTCGATGTCGAGGACTACTTCCAGGTCTCGGCCTTCGCCAATACCATCGCCCGCAGCAGCTGGGAGCAGCAGCCCTGCCGCATCGAACGCAACATGGACACCATCCTGGCGCTGTTCGAGGAACACGGTATCCGCGCCACCTTCTTCACCCTGGGCTGGATCGCCGAGCGCTACCCGCAGCTGGTGCGGCGCATCGTCGCCCAGGGCCATGAGCTGGCCAGCCACGGCTACGGCCACCTGCGCGCCAGCGACCAGGACCACGTCCAGTTCGCCCAGGACGTGGGCCGCAGCAAGATGATCCTGGAAGACCTGGGCGGACAGCCGGTACGCGGTTATCGCGCGCCGAGCTTTTCGATCGGCCGCGACAACCTGTGGGCGCTGGACGTGCTGCAGGAAACGGGCTACCTCTACAGCTCCAGCATCTACCCGGTCCAGCACGACCATTATGGGCTGCCCGATGCGCCCCGTTTCGCCTGGCGACCCAGCGGCAGCGGCGGCTTGCTGGAAGTGCCGGTGAGCACGGTGCGCCTGGGCCGCAAGAACTTCCCGGCTGGCGGTGGCGGCTTCTTCCGCTTCTATCCGTACGCCCTGTCGCGCTGGCTGCTGCGCCAGGTCAACCAGCGCGACGGCCAGTCGGCCATCTTCTACTTCCATCCCTGGGAACTGGACCCGCATCAGCCGCGCCAGCACGGCATCAGCACCAAGACCCGGTTCCGCCACTACGTCAACCTGCATCGCACCGAAGATCGTCTGAAAGCGCTGGCCAGCGATTTCCAGTGGGACCGCATGGACCGCATCTACCTGGGGACGTCATGA